A window of the Kosakonia sp. BYX6 genome harbors these coding sequences:
- the prc gene encoding carboxy terminal-processing peptidase, with protein sequence MNTLFKRTALAGLLFVTGHALAVEDITRADQIPVLKEETQHATVSERVTSRFTRSHYRQFDLDQAFSAKIFTRYLNLLDYSHNVLLASDVEQFSQKKGQIGDELRSGKLDVFYDLYNQAQQRRFERYQYALKVLERPMDFSGNDTFNLDRSKAPWPKDEAELNALWDSKVKYDELSLKLTGKDEKEIRETLSRRYKFAIRRLAQTNSEDVFSLAMTSFAREIDPHTNYLSPRNTEQFNTEMSLSLEGIGAVLQGDDDYTVINSMVAGGPAAKSKAISVGDRIVGVGQTGQNMVDVIGWRLDDVVALIKGPKGSKVRLEILPAGKGTKTRIVTLTRERIRLEDRAVKMSVKTVGKEKVGVLDIPGFYVGLTDDVKVQLQKLEKQNVSSVVIDLRTNGGGALTEAVSLSGLFIPSGPVVQVRDNNGKVREDSDTDGVVYYKGPLVVLVDRFSASASEIFAAAMQDYGRALIVGEPTFGKGTVQQYRSLNRIYDQMLRPEWPALGSVQYTIQKFYRVNGGSTQRKGVTPDIIMPTGTQVTETGEKFEDNALPWDSINAATFVRSGDLKPFGAELLKKHDERIAKDPEFQYIVKDIARFEALKDKRNVVSLNLAQREKENAEDDAIRLSRLNDRFKREGKPLLKKLDDLPKDYQEPDPYLDETVHIATDLAHLQKDQPAEQPAPAK encoded by the coding sequence ATGAACACTTTGTTTAAGCGCACCGCGTTGGCTGGTCTGTTATTCGTAACAGGCCATGCCCTGGCTGTGGAAGATATTACCCGTGCCGATCAAATTCCGGTTTTGAAGGAAGAGACCCAGCACGCGACGGTGAGCGAACGCGTAACCTCGCGCTTCACCCGCTCTCATTATCGTCAGTTCGATTTGGATCAAGCCTTTTCGGCGAAGATCTTTACCCGCTATCTCAATCTGCTTGATTACAGCCACAATGTGTTACTGGCCAGTGATGTTGAGCAATTTTCACAGAAGAAAGGCCAGATTGGCGATGAGTTGCGCAGCGGTAAACTGGACGTATTTTACGACCTGTATAACCAGGCACAGCAGCGTCGCTTTGAGCGTTATCAGTACGCACTAAAAGTGCTGGAACGCCCGATGGATTTCTCCGGTAACGACACGTTTAATTTGGATCGCAGCAAAGCGCCCTGGCCGAAAGATGAAGCCGAGCTGAATGCGCTGTGGGACAGTAAAGTTAAATATGACGAGCTGAGCCTCAAACTCACCGGCAAAGACGAGAAAGAGATCCGTGAAACGCTCTCCCGGCGTTACAAGTTTGCAATTCGTCGCCTGGCGCAGACCAACAGCGAAGATGTGTTCTCCCTGGCGATGACCTCGTTCGCACGAGAAATCGATCCGCACACGAACTACCTTTCTCCGCGTAACACCGAACAATTTAACACTGAGATGAGTCTCTCACTCGAAGGGATTGGCGCGGTGCTGCAAGGGGATGACGACTACACCGTGATTAACTCCATGGTGGCGGGCGGTCCGGCGGCGAAGAGTAAAGCCATTAGTGTTGGCGATCGTATCGTTGGCGTGGGTCAGACCGGGCAAAATATGGTCGACGTGATCGGCTGGCGTCTCGATGACGTGGTAGCACTGATTAAAGGACCGAAAGGCAGTAAAGTGCGCCTCGAAATCCTGCCGGCAGGCAAGGGTACGAAAACGCGTATCGTCACTTTGACGCGCGAGCGTATACGCCTGGAAGATCGTGCGGTCAAAATGTCCGTGAAGACCGTCGGCAAAGAGAAAGTCGGCGTGCTGGATATTCCTGGCTTCTATGTCGGGCTGACTGATGACGTTAAAGTTCAGTTGCAGAAGCTGGAAAAACAGAATGTCAGCAGCGTGGTGATTGACCTGCGTACTAACGGTGGCGGAGCACTGACGGAAGCGGTATCGCTTTCTGGCCTGTTTATTCCGTCGGGTCCGGTGGTGCAAGTCCGTGATAACAACGGCAAAGTGCGCGAAGACAGTGACACTGATGGCGTGGTGTATTACAAAGGCCCGCTGGTGGTGCTGGTGGATCGCTTTAGCGCCTCGGCGTCGGAAATCTTCGCTGCCGCGATGCAGGACTATGGCCGCGCGCTGATTGTCGGTGAACCGACCTTCGGTAAAGGCACTGTGCAGCAGTATCGCTCGCTTAACCGTATCTACGATCAGATGCTGCGCCCGGAATGGCCAGCGCTGGGTTCGGTGCAATACACCATCCAGAAATTTTATCGAGTGAACGGCGGCAGTACGCAACGTAAAGGTGTAACGCCGGACATCATCATGCCAACCGGTACGCAGGTTACGGAAACGGGTGAAAAATTCGAAGACAACGCCTTGCCGTGGGATAGCATTAACGCTGCTACCTTTGTGCGATCCGGCGATTTGAAACCGTTTGGTGCGGAGCTGCTCAAAAAACATGATGAGCGCATCGCCAAAGATCCCGAGTTCCAGTACATCGTCAAAGATATTGCGCGTTTCGAGGCGCTGAAAGATAAGCGTAACGTGGTGTCGCTGAATCTGGCGCAGCGCGAGAAAGAGAATGCGGAAGATGACGCTATTCGTCTCTCGCGTCTCAACGACCGCTTCAAACGCGAAGGCAAGCCATTGCTGAAAAAACTAGACGATCTGCCGAAGGATTATCAGGAGCCTGATCCGTATCTTGATGAAACGGTTCACATTGCAACTGACCTGGCACATCTGCAAAAAGATCAACCAGCGGAACAACCCGCTCCCGCGAAGTGA
- the htpX gene encoding protease HtpX — MMRIALFLLTNLAVMLVFGLVLSLTGIQSSSVQGLMIMALLFGFGGSFISLLMSKWMALKSVGGEVIEQPRNDMERWLMETVAQQSRQAGIAMPQVAIYHAPDINAFATGARRDASLVAVSTGLLQNMSRDEAEAVIAHEISHIANGDMVTMTLIQGIVNTFVIFISRIIAQVAAGFLGGNRDEGEESNGNPLIYFAVATVLELVFGILASIITMWFSRHREFHADAGSAKLVGREKMIAALQRLKTSYEPQEASSMMAFCINGKSKSLSEMFMTHPPLDKRIEALRTGEFLK; from the coding sequence ATGATGCGAATCGCGCTCTTCCTGTTGACTAACCTGGCTGTCATGTTGGTGTTCGGCCTGGTACTTAGCCTGACGGGCATTCAGTCGAGCAGCGTTCAGGGTTTGATGATTATGGCGCTGCTGTTTGGTTTTGGCGGCTCGTTCATTTCGCTGTTGATGTCGAAGTGGATGGCGCTGAAATCGGTAGGTGGCGAAGTGATCGAGCAGCCGCGTAATGATATGGAACGCTGGCTGATGGAAACTGTGGCTCAGCAATCCCGCCAGGCGGGTATCGCAATGCCGCAAGTGGCGATTTACCATGCGCCGGATATCAACGCGTTTGCAACCGGTGCGCGCCGTGATGCTTCGCTGGTGGCTGTGAGCACCGGTTTGCTGCAAAACATGAGCCGCGATGAAGCCGAAGCGGTTATCGCTCATGAAATCAGCCACATTGCTAATGGCGACATGGTGACCATGACCCTGATTCAGGGCATCGTTAACACCTTCGTTATCTTTATTTCGCGCATTATTGCGCAGGTCGCCGCAGGTTTCCTGGGTGGCAATCGGGATGAGGGCGAAGAGAGCAACGGCAACCCGCTGATCTACTTTGCTGTCGCAACCGTACTGGAACTGGTGTTTGGTATTTTGGCCAGCATTATTACGATGTGGTTCTCACGGCATCGTGAATTCCACGCCGACGCCGGTTCGGCAAAACTGGTGGGTCGTGAGAAGATGATTGCTGCGCTACAGCGTCTGAAAACCAGCTACGAGCCGCAGGAAGCCAGCAGCATGATGGCGTTCTGCATTAACGGGAAGTCGAAGTCGCTGAGCGAAATGTTTATGACACACCCGCCGCTGGATAAACGTATCGAAGCGTTGCGTACCGGTGAATTCCTGAAGTAA
- the mgrB gene encoding PhoP/PhoQ regulator MgrB, whose translation MRKYRWLILIAVLVGCLLLWTQMLNVMCDQDVQFFSGICVINKFIPW comes from the coding sequence GTGAGAAAATATAGATGGCTGATCCTGATTGCCGTGTTGGTAGGCTGCCTGCTGCTCTGGACTCAAATGCTTAACGTGATGTGTGATCAGGATGTACAATTCTTTAGCGGCATCTGCGTCATCAACAAATTCATCCCCTGGTAA
- the yebS gene encoding membrane integrity lipid transport subunit YebS: MALKIQQISLTKKIAIHRVGEALPRAHYQRCPQCDTLFALPVMKSHQSAFCPCCDAKIRDGRDWSLTRLGAMAVTMLLLMPFAWGEPLLHLYLLGVRIDANLLQGIWQMTAQGSPLTGAMVLFCTVGAPLVLVTAIAYLWLGNILGMNLRPVLLMLEKLKEWVMLDIYLVGIGVASIKVQDYAFLQPGIGLFAFGALVILSVMTLIHLNVEQLWERFYPQRPAKRPDPQLQVCLGCHFTGFADPRGRCPRCHIPLTHRRKHSLQKCWAALIASMILLFPANLMPISIIYVNGARQEDTIMSGIMSLANSNVAVAGVVFIASILVPFTKVIVLFTLLFSIHFKFTQGLRARILLLRLVTWIGRWSMLDLFVISLTMSLINRDQLLAFTMGPAAFYFGSAVILTILAVEWLDSRLLWDAHESGKPRFAD, encoded by the coding sequence ATGGCACTGAAGATACAACAAATTTCGCTTACGAAAAAAATTGCGATCCATCGCGTTGGCGAAGCCTTGCCTCGCGCACATTATCAGCGCTGCCCGCAATGCGATACGCTTTTTGCGTTACCGGTGATGAAATCGCACCAAAGTGCATTTTGTCCATGTTGCGATGCCAAAATCCGCGACGGGCGCGACTGGTCATTAACTCGCCTGGGTGCCATGGCCGTCACCATGTTGTTGCTGATGCCCTTCGCATGGGGCGAACCGTTGTTGCATCTCTATCTTTTGGGCGTACGCATTGATGCCAATCTATTACAAGGGATCTGGCAAATGACGGCGCAAGGCTCGCCGTTAACTGGTGCGATGGTGCTGTTTTGTACCGTTGGTGCGCCACTGGTGTTGGTCACCGCGATTGCCTATCTGTGGCTCGGAAACATTCTCGGCATGAATTTGCGGCCCGTGTTATTGATGCTGGAGAAGTTAAAAGAGTGGGTCATGCTCGATATTTATCTGGTGGGTATCGGTGTCGCCTCGATCAAAGTGCAGGATTACGCCTTTCTCCAGCCCGGCATTGGCCTTTTTGCATTTGGCGCGCTGGTTATTTTGAGTGTAATGACGCTCATCCATTTGAACGTTGAGCAATTGTGGGAGCGCTTTTATCCGCAGCGTCCAGCTAAGCGCCCGGATCCGCAGTTGCAAGTCTGCCTGGGTTGCCATTTCACCGGTTTCGCGGATCCACGCGGACGCTGTCCGCGTTGCCATATTCCGCTGACGCATCGCCGCAAACACAGCCTGCAAAAATGTTGGGCGGCGCTTATCGCATCAATGATTCTTCTCTTTCCGGCGAATTTGATGCCGATCTCGATTATTTATGTCAACGGCGCGCGGCAAGAAGACACCATCATGTCGGGCATTATGTCGCTGGCGAACAGCAATGTCGCCGTGGCGGGCGTCGTTTTTATCGCCAGTATCCTGGTGCCTTTTACTAAAGTTATCGTGCTGTTTACATTGCTTTTCAGCATTCATTTCAAATTTACACAGGGGTTACGCGCTCGCATCCTTCTCTTGCGCTTAGTGACCTGGATCGGGCGTTGGTCGATGCTCGATCTTTTTGTCATTTCGTTGACGATGTCACTGATTAATCGCGACCAACTCCTCGCTTTTACCATGGGACCCGCTGCGTTTTACTTCGGCTCGGCGGTAATATTGACTATTCTTGCTGTGGAATGGCTGGACAGCCGCTTACTTTGGGATGCACATGAGTCAGGAAAACCCCGCTTCGCCGACTGA
- the kdgR gene encoding DNA-binding transcriptional regulator KdgR: MAIADLDKQPDSVSSVLKVFGILQALGEEREIGITELSQRVMMSKSTVYRFLQTMKSLGYVAQEGESEKYSLTLKLFELGARALQNVDLIRSADIQMRELSRLTKETIHLGALDEDSIVYIHKIDSMYNLRMYSRIGRRNPLYSTAIGKVLLAWRDREEVKQILEGVEYKRSTDRTITSTEDLLPMLDVVREQGYGEDNEEQEEGLRCIGVPVFDRFGVVIAGLSISFPTLRFSEERLHEYVAMLHQAARKISEQMGYNNYPF, from the coding sequence ATGGCAATCGCAGATTTGGATAAGCAGCCAGATTCTGTCTCTTCAGTATTGAAGGTCTTTGGCATTCTGCAGGCGCTCGGTGAAGAGCGTGAAATCGGCATCACCGAGCTGTCGCAGCGTGTCATGATGTCAAAAAGCACCGTTTATCGCTTTTTGCAAACAATGAAATCTTTGGGTTACGTTGCGCAGGAAGGGGAGTCTGAAAAATATTCCCTGACGTTAAAGTTGTTTGAATTGGGCGCGCGCGCGTTGCAAAACGTTGATTTGATCCGCAGTGCGGATATCCAGATGCGTGAACTTTCTCGCCTGACGAAAGAGACCATCCACCTGGGTGCGCTAGATGAAGACAGCATTGTTTACATCCACAAAATCGATTCGATGTATAACCTGCGCATGTATTCACGCATCGGTCGTCGCAACCCGCTTTACAGCACGGCTATCGGCAAAGTACTTCTTGCCTGGCGCGACCGTGAAGAAGTGAAACAGATCCTTGAGGGCGTTGAATACAAGCGCAGTACGGATCGCACGATCACCAGCACAGAAGATCTGCTGCCGATGCTGGATGTGGTTCGTGAACAGGGTTATGGCGAAGATAATGAAGAACAGGAAGAAGGCTTACGCTGCATTGGCGTTCCGGTTTTCGACCGTTTCGGCGTGGTCATTGCGGGTCTCAGCATCTCCTTCCCGACGCTGCGTTTCTCCGAAGAGCGTCTTCATGAATACGTGGCAATGCTGCACCAGGCGGCGCGTAAAATTTCCGAACAGATGGGTTATAACAATTATCCATTCTGA
- a CDS encoding PqiB family protein produces MSQENPASPTEARIKMKRRISPFWLLPVIALFIAGWLVWSSYEDRANTITIDFMSADGIVAGRTPIRYQGVEVGTVQDIRLSKDLKKIEVRASIKANMKDALRSETQFWLVTPKASLAGVSGLDALVGGNYIGMMPGKGDPQEHFAALDTQPKYRLNNGELMIHLHAPDLGALNSGSLVYFRKIPVGRVYDYSINANKQGVTVDVLIERRFTNLVKKGSRFWNVSGVKADVGLSGAKVELESLAALVNGAIAFDSPDNSQPAAQDDEFGLYEDLAHSQRGVLVKLDLPGGQGLKAGSTPLMYQGLEVGELTKINLNPGGTVTGEMTVDPSVVNLLRDTTRIEMRNPKISLSNTNLSSLLTGSTLELLPGEGKPRDQFVVLPADKNLLQEPGVITLTLTAPESYGIEAGQPLVLHGVQIGQVLERNLTSEGISFAVAIDPQYRDLVHGDSKFVVNSRIDVKVGLDGVEFLAASANEWISGGIRILPGNKGDMKKSYPLFANVDKALENSLSDLPTTTLTLTADTLPDVQAGSVVLYRKFEVGQVITVRPRANAFDIDLHIKPEYRNLLTNNSVFWAEGGAKVQLNGSGLTVQASPLSRAIKGAISFDNLSGASGRVRKGDKRVLYASETAARAVGGQITLHAFDAGKLAAGMPIRYLGIDIGQLQELHLLTDKNEVQASAVLYPEYVKNFARAGTRFSVITPQISAAGVEHLDTILQPYINVEPGHGDVRRDFEITEATITDSRYLDGLNIVLEAPEVGSMNIGTPVLFRGIEVGTVTGLALGSLSDRVMVAMRISKRYQHLVRNNSVFWLASGYTLDFGLTGGVVKTGTFNQFIRGGIAFATPPETPLAPKAQPGKHFLLLESEPKEWRQWGTALPR; encoded by the coding sequence ATGAGTCAGGAAAACCCCGCTTCGCCGACTGAAGCGCGCATAAAAATGAAACGACGCATTTCGCCGTTTTGGCTGTTGCCGGTTATCGCTTTGTTTATCGCGGGCTGGCTTGTCTGGAGCAGCTACGAAGATCGTGCCAACACCATTACTATCGATTTTATGTCCGCCGACGGAATAGTCGCCGGGCGTACGCCTATTCGCTATCAGGGGGTGGAAGTCGGCACCGTGCAGGACATTCGCCTGAGTAAGGATCTGAAGAAAATCGAAGTTCGCGCCAGCATCAAAGCCAATATGAAAGATGCGCTACGCAGCGAAACCCAGTTTTGGCTGGTCACACCGAAAGCTTCGCTGGCCGGAGTTTCCGGCCTCGATGCACTGGTAGGCGGTAACTACATCGGCATGATGCCGGGCAAAGGCGATCCGCAAGAGCACTTTGCCGCGCTGGATACTCAGCCAAAGTATCGGCTAAATAACGGCGAACTGATGATTCATCTGCACGCGCCCGATTTGGGTGCACTCAACAGCGGCTCGCTGGTCTATTTCCGCAAAATCCCCGTTGGTCGCGTTTATGACTACTCAATCAATGCCAATAAACAGGGTGTCACTGTTGATGTACTGATCGAACGCCGTTTTACCAATCTGGTGAAAAAAGGCAGCCGATTCTGGAACGTTTCCGGCGTAAAAGCCGATGTTGGCTTAAGCGGCGCGAAAGTGGAACTTGAAAGCCTGGCTGCGCTGGTGAATGGCGCAATTGCCTTCGATTCGCCAGACAACTCACAACCGGCAGCCCAGGATGATGAATTCGGCCTGTACGAAGATTTGGCCCACAGCCAGCGCGGCGTGCTGGTTAAACTCGATTTACCCGGTGGTCAGGGGCTGAAAGCGGGTTCAACGCCGCTCATGTACCAGGGACTGGAAGTCGGCGAGTTAACCAAAATCAACCTCAACCCTGGCGGTACAGTCACTGGTGAAATGACCGTCGATCCGAGCGTCGTTAATCTGCTGCGCGACACTACGCGCATTGAAATGCGCAATCCAAAAATCTCGCTGAGTAACACGAATCTCAGTTCGCTGCTTACCGGCAGCACGCTAGAGTTACTCCCCGGCGAAGGTAAACCGCGCGACCAGTTTGTCGTGCTACCAGCCGATAAAAACCTGCTGCAAGAGCCGGGTGTTATCACGCTCACGCTGACCGCACCAGAAAGCTACGGTATTGAAGCCGGGCAACCTTTGGTGCTGCATGGCGTGCAGATTGGCCAGGTGCTGGAGCGTAATCTCACCAGCGAGGGCATCTCTTTTGCTGTCGCCATCGATCCGCAGTACCGCGATCTGGTGCATGGCGACAGCAAATTCGTGGTGAATAGCCGAATCGACGTCAAAGTGGGTCTCGACGGCGTGGAGTTTCTTGCCGCCAGCGCGAACGAGTGGATCAGCGGCGGGATCCGCATTCTTCCCGGCAACAAAGGCGACATGAAGAAAAGTTACCCGCTGTTCGCCAATGTCGATAAAGCGCTGGAAAACAGCCTGAGCGATCTGCCAACCACCACGTTAACACTGACCGCGGATACGCTGCCGGATGTGCAGGCAGGCTCCGTGGTGTTGTATCGCAAGTTTGAAGTGGGCCAGGTGATCACCGTGCGTCCGCGCGCCAACGCGTTTGATATCGATCTGCACATCAAGCCGGAATATCGCAACTTGCTGACGAACAACAGCGTGTTCTGGGCGGAAGGCGGCGCGAAGGTGCAACTCAACGGCAGCGGTTTGACCGTGCAGGCCTCCCCTCTCTCACGCGCCATCAAAGGTGCGATCAGCTTTGATAATCTCAGCGGTGCCAGCGGACGTGTGCGCAAAGGTGATAAACGCGTGCTTTACGCCTCTGAAACCGCAGCACGCGCAGTTGGCGGCCAGATAACGCTGCACGCGTTCGACGCGGGTAAGCTGGCTGCGGGCATGCCGATTCGCTATCTCGGCATCGATATTGGCCAGTTGCAGGAACTTCACCTGCTCACGGATAAAAACGAAGTGCAGGCCAGTGCCGTTCTCTACCCGGAATATGTGAAGAACTTTGCCCGCGCCGGCACACGTTTCTCGGTGATCACCCCGCAAATCTCTGCTGCGGGCGTCGAGCACCTCGATACGATTTTGCAGCCCTATATCAATGTCGAACCCGGCCACGGCGATGTGCGGCGCGATTTTGAAATCACTGAAGCGACGATCACCGATTCACGCTATCTCGATGGGTTGAATATTGTGCTGGAAGCGCCGGAAGTCGGTTCGATGAATATCGGTACTCCGGTGCTGTTCCGTGGCATTGAAGTGGGCACCGTGACCGGGCTGGCGCTCGGTTCGCTCTCGGATCGCGTGATGGTCGCCATGCGCATCAGCAAGCGTTACCAGCATCTGGTACGTAATAACTCGGTGTTCTGGCTGGCTTCTGGTTATACGCTGGACTTCGGCCTGACCGGCGGCGTGGTGAAAACCGGGACCTTTAACCAGTTTATTCGCGGCGGTATCGCCTTCGCCACGCCGCCGGAAACCCCGCTGGCGCCGAAAGCGCAACCGGGTAAACATTTCTTGCTGCTGGAAAGCGAACCGAAAGAGTGGCGTCAGTGGGGCACCGCTCTGCCACGTTAA
- a CDS encoding YobH family protein — protein MRTLIRSVIILALLWIGLLLSGYGVLINSNENAAGLGLQCNYATARGTSTAQYVNSSNGFFGLANCPLLRKSDTVIDNG, from the coding sequence ATGCGTACACTCATTAGAAGCGTAATTATTCTGGCGCTACTGTGGATTGGGCTCTTGCTGAGCGGTTATGGCGTGCTAATAAACAGCAACGAAAATGCAGCAGGCCTTGGTTTACAGTGCAATTATGCTACAGCGCGTGGCACCAGTACCGCACAATATGTTAATTCCAGCAATGGTTTCTTTGGCCTGGCGAACTGCCCGCTGCTGCGTAAAAGCGACACCGTTATCGATAACGGCTAA
- a CDS encoding MFS transporter gives MDKSSLDGLPVPLRYGAILTIVIGIAMAVLDGAIANVALPTIARDLDASPAGSIWIVNAYQIAIVVSLLTLSFLGDMFGYRRVYQCGLVLFTITSLLCALSDSLLTLTLARVAQGFGGAALMSVNTALIRLIYPHRSLGRGMGINSFVVAVSSAAGPTIAAAILSVASWQWLFLINVPLGIIALLLAIKFLPPNAARSTMPKFDLPSAVMNALTFGLLITALSSFAQGQSTELIVAEVVALLVIGWFFVRRQLRLPVPLLPVDLLRIPLFSLSIGTSICSFCAQMLALVSLPFFMQTVLGRSEVETGLLLTPWPLATMVMAPLAGYLIERAHAGLLGALGLVMLAGGLFALALLPAAPADIDIIWRMALCGAGFGLFQSPNNHTIITAAPRQRSGGASGMLGTARLLGQSSGAALVALMFNLFENNGTHISLLLAGTLATLAAIISSLRITQPRAQ, from the coding sequence ATGGATAAATCTTCTTTAGACGGCTTGCCCGTACCGCTGCGCTACGGCGCAATTTTGACCATTGTTATTGGTATTGCCATGGCTGTCCTTGATGGTGCCATCGCCAACGTCGCGCTGCCAACAATTGCGCGCGACCTCGATGCTTCACCGGCTGGCTCCATTTGGATTGTTAACGCCTACCAAATTGCCATTGTCGTCTCATTGCTTACGCTCTCTTTTCTGGGAGATATGTTTGGTTACCGCCGCGTCTATCAATGCGGGCTGGTTCTCTTCACTATCACTTCATTGCTTTGCGCGTTGTCGGACTCGTTGCTTACATTGACACTTGCGCGTGTAGCACAAGGTTTTGGTGGCGCCGCGCTAATGAGTGTGAATACCGCGTTGATTCGCCTGATCTACCCGCATCGCAGTTTGGGGCGCGGCATGGGGATTAACTCTTTCGTCGTGGCAGTTTCTTCAGCTGCGGGGCCAACGATTGCCGCGGCAATCCTGTCGGTTGCCTCCTGGCAGTGGTTATTTTTGATTAACGTGCCGCTAGGGATCATCGCCCTACTGTTGGCGATAAAATTTTTACCGCCGAATGCGGCGCGCAGCACAATGCCGAAATTCGATCTGCCAAGTGCGGTGATGAACGCATTGACATTTGGTCTGCTAATCACCGCATTAAGCAGCTTTGCCCAAGGTCAATCCACCGAGCTTATTGTGGCTGAAGTCGTTGCGTTGCTGGTGATCGGTTGGTTTTTTGTGCGCAGGCAGTTACGTTTGCCAGTGCCATTATTACCGGTCGATTTGCTGCGTATTCCACTTTTTTCCCTCTCCATAGGTACATCAATCTGCTCGTTCTGCGCGCAAATGTTGGCCCTGGTATCCCTGCCCTTCTTTATGCAAACCGTGCTCGGGCGCAGCGAAGTTGAAACGGGGCTTTTGCTGACACCCTGGCCGCTGGCAACAATGGTGATGGCACCTCTCGCCGGGTATTTGATTGAGCGCGCGCATGCAGGATTGTTAGGGGCGCTTGGTTTGGTCATGCTGGCGGGTGGATTATTCGCTCTGGCACTGCTACCGGCGGCACCAGCGGATATCGATATCATCTGGCGGATGGCACTCTGCGGCGCGGGTTTTGGTTTATTCCAGTCACCCAATAATCACACCATCATTACTGCCGCCCCGCGCCAGCGTAGCGGTGGCGCAAGCGGGATGCTGGGCACCGCGCGTTTATTAGGCCAAAGCTCAGGCGCAGCGCTGGTAGCATTGATGTTCAATCTCTTTGAAAACAACGGCACGCACATTTCATTACTGCTAGCGGGAACGTTGGCAACGCTTGCCGCTATCATTAGTAGTCTGCGCATCACGCAGCCACGAGCACAGTAA
- a CDS encoding GAF domain-containing protein encodes MNKTEFYADLNRDFQALMAGETSFLATLANTSALLFERLDGVNWAGFYLLEGNTLVLGPFQGKIACVRIPVGRGVCGTAVAQNRVQRVEDVHQFDGHIACDAASNSEIVLPVTVNNQIIGVLDIDSVEFSRFTAEDEQGLCELVSQLENILAATDYKKIFAPVEG; translated from the coding sequence ATGAACAAAACAGAATTTTACGCGGATCTGAATCGCGATTTTCAGGCGTTGATGGCAGGTGAAACCAGTTTTTTAGCGACGCTGGCCAATACCAGCGCGCTGCTGTTTGAACGTTTGGATGGGGTGAACTGGGCAGGCTTTTATTTACTGGAAGGCAACACGCTGGTGTTGGGGCCGTTTCAGGGAAAAATTGCCTGTGTGCGTATTCCGGTGGGACGCGGCGTCTGTGGCACGGCTGTTGCGCAAAATCGCGTACAACGCGTGGAAGATGTGCACCAATTCGACGGGCATATTGCCTGCGATGCGGCCAGTAACTCTGAAATCGTACTGCCGGTGACCGTTAATAATCAGATTATTGGCGTGTTGGATATCGACAGCGTCGAATTTTCTCGTTTCACCGCTGAGGATGAACAGGGGTTATGCGAGCTGGTGTCGCAACTGGAAAATATCCTTGCAGCGACCGATTACAAAAAAATCTTTGCGCCCGTCGAAGGATAA
- the proQ gene encoding RNA chaperone ProQ, whose amino-acid sequence MENQPKLNSSKEVIAFLAERFPHCFSAEGEARPLKIGIFQDLVERVEGEMNLSKTQLRSALRLYTSSWRYLYGIKAGAARVDLDGNACGVLDEQHVEHARKQLEEAKARVQAQRAEQQAKKREAAAAAGQEDAPCRERKARPAPRRKEGAERKPRTDKPAAKQQRAPQQEERHTPVSDLSVLSVGQNLKVKAGNNAMSATVLEITKDGVRVQLSSGMSMIVRAEHLLF is encoded by the coding sequence ATGGAAAATCAACCTAAGTTGAATAGCAGTAAAGAAGTTATCGCTTTTTTGGCCGAACGTTTCCCTCACTGTTTCAGTGCTGAAGGCGAAGCACGCCCCCTGAAAATCGGTATTTTTCAGGATCTAGTCGAGCGTGTTGAGGGTGAGATGAATCTCAGCAAAACCCAACTTCGTTCCGCTTTACGTCTTTATACTTCCAGCTGGCGCTACCTTTACGGTATCAAAGCTGGCGCGGCTCGTGTCGATCTCGACGGTAACGCCTGTGGCGTTCTGGACGAGCAACATGTAGAGCACGCCCGCAAACAGCTGGAAGAAGCCAAAGCGCGTGTTCAGGCGCAACGCGCTGAACAGCAAGCTAAAAAACGAGAAGCTGCCGCTGCTGCCGGTCAGGAAGACGCACCGTGTCGTGAGCGTAAAGCCCGCCCGGCTCCGCGCCGTAAAGAAGGGGCTGAGCGTAAACCTCGCACTGATAAACCGGCCGCGAAACAGCAGCGCGCACCACAGCAGGAAGAACGTCATACGCCAGTTTCAGATTTATCTGTACTGAGCGTTGGACAGAACCTGAAGGTGAAAGCGGGAAACAATGCGATGAGCGCGACAGTGCTGGAAATCACTAAAGACGGCGTTCGCGTACAGCTTAGCTCGGGTATGTCGATGATTGTACGCGCAGAACATTTATTGTTCTGA